In a single window of the Flavivirga spongiicola genome:
- a CDS encoding MBL fold metallo-hydrolase translates to MKITFLGTGTSQGIPIIGSKHPVCLSTDSKDKRLRVSVLVAWDNYKYVIDCGPDFRYQMLRAGCDRIDGIVFTHEHSDHISGLDDIRPFYFKQGDIPIYAHKRVLKSLRKRFDYIFATENKYPGAPAVITNRIKNKPFKLKNLEVIPINGLHDTLQVFGFRFNDFAYLTDMKTVKDKEIKKIKGVKVLVVNALRIDSHRSHFNLEEALEFINKVNPETAYLTHISHLLGFHEKVEKTLPENVFLAYDGLEITI, encoded by the coding sequence TTGAAAATAACTTTTCTTGGAACAGGAACATCACAAGGAATTCCAATTATTGGAAGCAAACACCCTGTTTGTTTAAGTACAGATTCAAAAGATAAACGATTACGGGTTTCTGTTTTGGTAGCATGGGATAATTACAAATACGTCATCGATTGTGGACCAGATTTTAGATATCAAATGTTAAGAGCGGGATGTGATAGAATTGATGGTATTGTTTTTACTCATGAACATTCCGATCATATATCGGGATTAGATGACATTAGACCATTCTATTTCAAACAAGGCGATATTCCTATTTATGCACATAAACGGGTGTTAAAGTCTTTGCGCAAAAGGTTTGACTATATTTTTGCTACTGAAAATAAATACCCGGGAGCACCAGCTGTAATTACAAATCGAATAAAAAACAAGCCTTTTAAATTAAAAAACTTAGAAGTAATACCCATAAATGGTTTGCATGATACATTACAGGTTTTTGGGTTTAGATTTAATGATTTTGCATATTTAACCGATATGAAGACCGTTAAAGATAAAGAGATTAAAAAAATAAAAGGCGTAAAGGTTTTAGTTGTTAATGCATTAAGAATAGATTCACATCGTTCACATTTTAATTTAGAGGAGGCATTAGAATTTATTAATAAAGTAAATCCAGAAACAGCATACTTAACTCATATTAGTCATTTACTTGGTTTTCATGAGAAAGTAGAGAAAACATTACCTGAAAATGTTTTTTTAGCCTATGATGGCTTGGAAATAACAATTTAA
- a CDS encoding hydrolase, translating into MKERIFMYLFVFAALLVLFQYVNSKRVFEDLNSKLATQKIALEKYKDSVATLQDDILGVSHFNLDRNEDAISYFENDGYDISELIPFIKDELYKLNEVKGEHPIVPYAASEGRKMLINTVKMLNHKWIIADFSDGEYWGEIFLTYEITEDKQLKFNLIEYFLYPFD; encoded by the coding sequence ATGAAAGAGAGAATTTTTATGTATTTGTTCGTTTTTGCGGCATTATTGGTTTTATTTCAGTACGTAAATTCAAAACGAGTATTTGAAGATCTAAATAGTAAGCTGGCAACCCAAAAAATAGCATTAGAAAAATATAAGGATTCGGTAGCGACTTTACAAGATGATATTTTAGGAGTTTCTCATTTTAATTTGGATAGAAATGAGGACGCTATTAGCTATTTTGAAAATGATGGCTATGACATATCAGAATTAATTCCTTTTATAAAAGATGAGCTTTACAAATTAAATGAAGTTAAAGGAGAGCATCCTATAGTACCGTACGCAGCTAGTGAAGGCAGAAAAATGCTGATTAATACTGTGAAAATGTTAAACCACAAATGGATAATTGCTGATTTTTCAGATGGAGAATATTGGGGTGAAATCTTTTTAACTTACGAAATAACAGAAGACAAACAGCTTAAATTCAATTTAATCGAGTATTTTTTATACCCATTTGATTGA
- a CDS encoding DNA topoisomerase IV, which produces MRFLFLMLLLSVVSCYETTRNCKDYKIGEFYSEVIIDDELFTSKFKRTEGLQVEAYNNEIDSSKLRWINDCEVIFKTIKPKNMAEKKDIHLKILTTTDSSYTFEYSYVGETKKQKGIAYKVK; this is translated from the coding sequence ATGAGATTTCTTTTTCTAATGCTTTTATTAAGCGTTGTTAGTTGTTATGAAACAACTCGTAATTGCAAAGATTATAAAATCGGTGAGTTTTATAGCGAAGTAATCATTGATGATGAATTGTTTACATCTAAATTCAAAAGAACTGAAGGTTTACAGGTTGAAGCCTATAATAATGAGATAGACTCGTCTAAATTACGTTGGATTAATGACTGCGAGGTTATTTTTAAAACAATCAAACCTAAAAACATGGCGGAAAAAAAAGACATTCACTTAAAAATTTTAACCACAACAGATTCCTCCTATACTTTTGAATATTCCTATGTAGGTGAAACAAAAAAACAAAAAGGTATTGCTTATAAAGTTAAGTAA
- a CDS encoding helix-turn-helix domain-containing protein: protein MVNMEDFVNRLQKVMDYYGESASSFAEKIGVQRSSISHILSGRNKPSLDFVLKILSAYPEVDLYWLFNGKGEFPSKGKFEEAKKETDLFSVTEKLQPKISNKKEIERIVIFYSDGSFKNFQN from the coding sequence ATGGTAAACATGGAAGATTTTGTAAACAGGTTACAAAAAGTAATGGATTACTACGGTGAATCTGCATCTTCTTTTGCAGAAAAAATTGGCGTACAACGCTCAAGCATTTCACATATTCTATCTGGCAGAAATAAACCTAGTTTAGATTTTGTCTTAAAAATTCTTTCGGCCTATCCTGAGGTTGACTTGTACTGGCTTTTTAATGGCAAGGGAGAATTTCCTTCAAAAGGAAAATTTGAAGAAGCCAAAAAAGAAACAGATCTTTTCTCTGTGACTGAAAAATTACAACCGAAAATATCAAACAAAAAAGAAATCGAACGTATCGTTATTTTTTATTCAGACGGAAGTTTTAAAAATTTTCAGAACTAG